One part of the Vibrio ponticus genome encodes these proteins:
- a CDS encoding NAD-dependent epimerase/dehydratase family protein yields MSKFIQVQQALIADPKVWLVTGVAGFIGSNLLEALLKLDQRVVGLDNFETGHQHNLDEVKSLVSSKQWNNFTFVEGDITDYSACEKVVEGVDYVLHQAALGSVPRSLANPIKTNAANVSGFLNMLNAAKEANVKSFTYAASSSTYGDHPALPKVEENIGKPLSPYAVTKYVNEVYADVFARSYGFKSIGLRYFNVFGKRQDPNGAYAAVIPKWTAAMIEGEQVHINGDGETSRDFCFIENTVQMNILAATASEDAKNQVYNVAVGDRTSLNQLYQAINDALSDSGISIKGEPKYRDFRAGDVRHSQADISKARELLGYQPEYHISAGISQAMPWYIKFLSA; encoded by the coding sequence ATGAGTAAATTTATTCAAGTTCAGCAAGCGTTAATAGCAGATCCAAAAGTTTGGTTGGTTACTGGCGTAGCGGGTTTTATTGGCTCTAATTTGCTGGAAGCTTTGTTGAAACTGGATCAACGAGTAGTCGGTCTGGACAATTTTGAAACCGGTCATCAACATAATCTTGATGAAGTAAAGAGCTTGGTGTCATCGAAGCAGTGGAACAATTTCACTTTTGTCGAGGGTGATATTACTGATTATTCAGCATGTGAAAAAGTAGTGGAAGGGGTTGACTATGTATTGCATCAAGCAGCGCTAGGCTCTGTTCCTCGCTCGTTAGCTAACCCAATCAAAACCAATGCTGCAAATGTCTCCGGTTTTTTAAACATGCTTAACGCTGCTAAAGAAGCTAATGTAAAGAGTTTCACGTATGCAGCCAGCAGTTCAACTTATGGTGATCATCCTGCATTACCGAAAGTAGAAGAAAACATTGGCAAGCCGTTGTCGCCTTATGCCGTGACCAAGTATGTAAATGAAGTCTACGCAGATGTATTTGCACGTAGCTACGGTTTTAAATCAATTGGACTTCGTTATTTTAATGTATTTGGTAAGCGGCAAGATCCAAATGGCGCTTATGCAGCCGTCATTCCAAAGTGGACCGCAGCAATGATTGAGGGCGAACAGGTTCATATTAATGGTGACGGTGAAACGAGTCGTGACTTTTGTTTTATCGAAAATACAGTGCAGATGAATATCCTTGCCGCAACAGCCAGTGAAGATGCCAAAAATCAGGTCTATAACGTGGCAGTCGGTGATAGAACATCGCTAAATCAGCTCTATCAGGCTATCAACGATGCGTTAAGCGATAGTGGTATCTCGATAAAAGGCGAGCCGAAGTATCGAGACTTCAGAGCGGGTGATGTACGTCATTCACAAGCCGATATTAGTAAAGCGCGCGAATTACTGGGCTACCAGCCTGAGTACCATATTTCTGCTGGTATTAGCCAAGCGATGCCTTGGTACATTAAGTTCTTGTCGGCTTGA
- the tviB gene encoding Vi polysaccharide biosynthesis UDP-N-acetylglucosamine C-6 dehydrogenase TviB: MSFEINNVKIGIIGLGYVGLPLAVEFGKKYDTVGFDINQHRIDELRRGHDSTLECSDNELVAATYLQYSSELNDLKSCNFYIVTVPTPIDEHKQPDLTPLIKASEALGTIVSSNDIIVYESTVFPGATEENCIPIVERVSGLVFNQDFFAGYSPERINPGDKEHRVTNILKVTSGSNEEVAEFIDRLYASIIEAGTHKASSIRVAEAAKVIENTQRDVNIALINELSIIFNKLGIDTLEVLEAAGTKWNFLPFRPGLVGGHCIGVDPYYLTHKAQSVGYHPEMILAGRRLNDCMGKHVVSELVKQMIKKRIQVESANILVMGLTFKENCPDLRNTKVTDIIEELAEYNINVDVYDPWCEPQQALEEYGIALKPKLEPSHYDGVIIAVAHEEFKQLGVSAIRSLGKSNHVVYDLKYVLPKQEVDIRL; the protein is encoded by the coding sequence ATGTCATTTGAAATTAACAACGTAAAGATAGGGATTATCGGGCTAGGATATGTTGGGTTACCACTTGCCGTAGAGTTCGGCAAAAAATACGACACGGTGGGGTTTGATATTAACCAACACCGAATTGATGAACTCAGAAGAGGGCATGATAGCACATTAGAATGTAGTGACAATGAACTGGTCGCGGCGACATACTTACAATATTCCTCTGAGCTCAATGATCTAAAGTCATGCAATTTTTACATTGTCACTGTACCGACACCAATCGATGAGCATAAGCAGCCAGACCTTACGCCACTTATTAAGGCATCTGAAGCCTTGGGCACCATTGTGTCAAGCAATGACATTATCGTTTACGAGTCTACCGTCTTCCCGGGTGCAACTGAGGAAAACTGTATTCCAATCGTAGAAAGAGTATCGGGGTTAGTATTCAACCAGGACTTTTTTGCCGGTTATTCGCCTGAACGTATCAATCCCGGCGACAAGGAGCATCGGGTCACAAATATCCTTAAAGTGACAAGCGGTTCTAATGAAGAAGTCGCTGAATTTATTGACCGTTTATATGCTTCCATTATTGAAGCGGGTACCCATAAAGCTTCTTCGATTCGAGTAGCAGAAGCCGCTAAGGTAATTGAAAACACACAGCGTGATGTGAATATCGCCTTGATCAATGAATTGTCGATTATCTTCAACAAGCTAGGCATTGATACCCTTGAGGTGCTTGAAGCCGCAGGTACAAAATGGAATTTCTTACCATTCCGACCAGGTTTAGTGGGGGGGCACTGTATCGGGGTCGATCCTTACTACCTTACTCATAAAGCGCAATCGGTTGGTTATCACCCAGAAATGATCTTGGCAGGACGTCGACTCAATGACTGCATGGGCAAACATGTGGTTTCTGAATTGGTGAAACAGATGATTAAAAAGCGCATCCAGGTTGAAAGCGCGAATATTTTAGTTATGGGGTTAACCTTCAAAGAAAACTGCCCTGACTTACGTAACACCAAGGTGACAGACATTATCGAAGAGCTCGCCGAATACAATATTAACGTTGACGTTTATGACCCTTGGTGTGAGCCACAACAAGCGCTCGAAGAATACGGTATTGCGCTTAAGCCAAAGCTAGAACCTAGTCATTATGATGGTGTCATCATCGCGGTTGCCCATGAAGAATTTAAACAATTAGGCGTAAGTGCTATTCGCTCGTTAGGTAAATCAAACCATGTCGTTTATGACCTGAAATATGTACTACCTAAACAAGAAGTAGATATCAGACTTTAA
- a CDS encoding glycosyltransferase, protein MKGIFVINSLSGGGAEKVFSKLMKMIDSDQKRQYDMEVIILDEKEELYSLPESITIHRLGNKFGVIGQTYRYIELIKKIQPDFVVSFLFRSNWCNIIGAKLFSYKSLLSERGNTNARLRGKLFSLKKMIIKFVFSGGDTTICVSKGVGDCLKNDYGIAPDKISILNNSYNLVDIRNKAKYSAIEGLEPGYILAIGRLVKLKGFDDLITAFSKSKLSRELVILGDGEELEFLKQHAKDAGIGDRVKFLGFVSNPYPYMGSAHSFVLSSHFEGFPNAMVEAMSLCKPVISSLTDGPVDILQPSRLPKHGEFETAKYGLVYNAKDKVALTKALDEVNDNQGLYRELCMLSEQRAEHYSEDKFYTEFNTIVRNYVPGFH, encoded by the coding sequence ATGAAAGGGATCTTTGTAATCAATTCATTGTCCGGAGGTGGGGCTGAGAAAGTGTTCTCTAAACTAATGAAAATGATTGATTCTGACCAAAAAAGACAATATGACATGGAAGTAATCATTCTAGATGAAAAAGAAGAACTATATAGCCTTCCAGAGTCGATCACTATTCATAGGCTAGGAAATAAATTTGGTGTCATAGGTCAAACATACCGATATATTGAGTTAATTAAAAAAATTCAACCAGATTTTGTGGTGAGTTTCCTGTTTCGATCAAACTGGTGCAACATAATTGGCGCTAAGCTATTTAGCTACAAGAGTTTACTCAGTGAACGAGGTAATACCAATGCACGTTTAAGGGGGAAATTGTTTTCACTGAAAAAGATGATTATTAAGTTTGTTTTCAGTGGTGGTGACACGACTATTTGTGTATCTAAAGGTGTAGGTGACTGCCTTAAAAATGATTATGGTATAGCACCTGATAAAATAAGTATTTTAAATAACTCTTACAACTTGGTTGATATCCGAAATAAAGCAAAATACAGTGCCATTGAAGGCTTGGAGCCAGGCTATATATTAGCAATAGGTCGATTAGTAAAGCTTAAGGGGTTTGATGATTTAATTACAGCTTTTTCCAAGTCAAAGTTGTCACGTGAACTTGTCATTCTTGGTGATGGAGAAGAACTTGAGTTCTTGAAGCAGCATGCGAAAGATGCGGGTATTGGAGACAGAGTGAAGTTTTTAGGTTTTGTATCTAACCCTTATCCTTACATGGGAAGCGCTCACTCTTTTGTTCTAAGTTCCCACTTTGAGGGGTTTCCAAACGCTATGGTTGAGGCAATGTCTTTATGTAAACCAGTAATATCCTCTTTAACCGATGGTCCAGTAGACATTCTACAACCTAGTCGTTTACCTAAGCATGGTGAATTTGAAACGGCTAAATATGGTCTAGTTTACAACGCGAAAGATAAAGTAGCGCTGACCAAAGCACTTGATGAAGTCAATGATAATCAAGGTTTGTATCGTGAACTGTGCATGCTAAGTGAACAGAGAGCAGAACATTACAGTGAAGACAAATTTTATACCGAGTTTAACACGATAGTTCGAAACTATGTGCCTGGTTTTCACTAA
- a CDS encoding O-antigen ligase family protein, whose amino-acid sequence MLDILKPLILITIAIFAHKWMWTYSCSKSTRLVFWVVFFRFVLASFHEFAYPQIIGPFSIVSLYSIFVVSFLLLFIISNDVQINRNYCFFIISMILVSMVLAAIINTHYVQSVASIVKWLMLLLLVSLIYDALSKDGVSKVLRSIGFAYLYPIILMIASVVLGISKATENDGSVSYVGGFNHEAVFSVIIFSGVFVYVMIGVFERRIKLVLGSMFTLVLLLALINYRTSILACVGMYMTIATLLYFRSQLKNKLIVTLFAVVALGVLVNVDSSAVMERFQEIPQAINDSAGLTVFPELYDSDERKYFSGRIYFWSSYIHEALNGTTLQILFGHGMDSWKGFFEKYAHNTFVSFFYELGIVGVILLILFFIMIIMRALYGFDWLAKVFLLGSVVAFVILNLATMPLWQIEGVIFLSIIIALVDLNKKSLVNKESFKL is encoded by the coding sequence ATGTTAGATATTTTAAAGCCACTAATTCTTATCACGATCGCCATTTTTGCTCATAAATGGATGTGGACATATTCGTGCAGTAAATCGACAAGATTAGTGTTTTGGGTGGTATTCTTTAGGTTTGTTCTCGCATCATTTCATGAGTTTGCATACCCTCAGATTATTGGTCCATTTTCAATTGTTTCACTTTACTCAATCTTTGTTGTGTCATTTTTGCTTTTATTTATCATTTCTAATGATGTTCAGATAAATAGAAACTATTGTTTTTTTATTATCTCTATGATCCTTGTATCAATGGTACTAGCAGCAATAATAAATACTCACTATGTCCAAAGTGTTGCCTCGATAGTTAAGTGGTTAATGCTGTTGTTGTTGGTAAGTTTAATTTACGATGCTTTGAGCAAGGATGGTGTGAGTAAAGTGCTTCGGTCGATTGGCTTTGCTTACCTTTACCCTATCATTCTAATGATAGCGTCGGTCGTATTAGGAATATCAAAAGCCACAGAAAATGATGGTTCAGTTAGCTATGTCGGTGGGTTCAATCATGAGGCTGTTTTTTCGGTAATTATTTTTAGTGGTGTGTTTGTTTATGTAATGATTGGGGTGTTCGAGAGGCGCATAAAATTAGTGCTTGGAAGTATGTTCACGTTAGTGCTATTACTCGCTCTAATAAATTATAGAACCTCGATATTAGCTTGTGTTGGGATGTACATGACGATTGCAACACTTCTCTATTTTCGTAGCCAGTTAAAGAATAAACTAATAGTTACGTTGTTTGCCGTAGTTGCTCTTGGCGTACTAGTTAACGTTGATAGTTCCGCTGTCATGGAGAGATTTCAGGAAATTCCGCAAGCTATAAATGACTCTGCTGGTCTGACGGTATTTCCTGAACTTTATGATAGTGACGAAAGAAAATATTTCTCAGGTCGAATTTATTTTTGGTCTTCATACATTCATGAAGCATTAAATGGAACCACGCTACAAATATTGTTCGGGCACGGGATGGATTCATGGAAAGGTTTTTTTGAAAAATATGCACATAATACATTTGTCTCATTTTTTTACGAGCTAGGGATAGTTGGAGTAATACTCCTTATTTTGTTTTTTATAATGATTATCATGAGGGCATTATATGGCTTTGATTGGTTAGCAAAAGTATTTTTACTCGGTTCGGTTGTTGCTTTTGTTATCTTGAATTTAGCTACAATGCCATTGTGGCAAATTGAAGGAGTTATATTTCTTTCAATAATAATTGCTTTGGTTGATTTGAATAAAAAATCTTTGGTCAACAAAGAGAGTTTTAAACTTTAA